The following are encoded together in the Bos javanicus breed banteng chromosome X, ARS-OSU_banteng_1.0, whole genome shotgun sequence genome:
- the LOC133242921 gene encoding histone H2A-Bbd type 2/3-like — MRRQPVVSRIRSRDLRVAVVLRGWNQLLHLTVSHLIAPYPTAPLPIAKKSKALEKAGSTASMPKKRGHQRSSGIRSRTAQSELSFSVSHMEHLLRKGHYAQRLSSSAPVFLAAVIQDLTSKVLELAGNEAQKNGEKRITPKLVDMAIHNNALLSSIFGMTTISLVAPGPH, encoded by the coding sequence ATGAGGCGCCAGCCTGTGGTTTCTAGGATACGGAGTAGAGATCTGAGAGTAGCAGTTGTCTTGAGAGGTTGGAACCAACTGCTTCATCTCACCGTATCTCATCTCATCGCACCTTATCCCACCGCACCTCTTCCCATCGCAAAGAAGAGCAAGGCCTTGGAGAAAGCGGGCTCAACAGCCAGCATGCCGAAGAAAAGGGGCCATCAGAGGTCGTCTGGTATCCGCTCCCGCACCGCCCAATCCGAGCTCTCTTTTTCTGTGAGCCACATGGAGCACCTCCTGCGCAAAGGCCACTATGCCCAGCGCCTGAGCTCGTCTGCACCAGTCTTCCTAGCAGCGGTCATTCAGGACCTGACGTCCAAGGTCCTGGAGCTGGCAGGCAATGAGGCCCAGAAGAACGGCGAGAAGCGCATCACCCCCAAGTTGGTGGACATGGCGATCCACAACAATGCTCTGCTCAGCAGCATTTTTGGGATGACAACCATCTCCCTGGTGGCCCCGGGTCCACACTAG